One Echinicola strongylocentroti DNA window includes the following coding sequences:
- a CDS encoding HlyD family secretion protein: MKTIFPASIVNQTTEYYQGKISVRSKVIYTSVLVALAVMLVSLPFIYVDVSVSARGSFQTSLGRNEIHAPVSGRVSSINIVENESVKQGQVLAEIKSDQVDLEIDGVNSRKALVQNFIADLRKLMKVSPNQIDDFLGRTLTTKYYQAAFFEYVSGVQQLQTVLEKEKRDLKRAKVLFDSKAISAVDYDEYRSKFEQSLANLDIYHSKKISSWEQELRDYQNEFDELANSKKLLRDRLHQYKIVAGVAGTIINFENIKMGDFVFANQKMAEISPDSTLKAVAFLDPADIAFVQPGQKVNFQVDAYDYNQWGLLEGTVEEIAKDINMISENEVAFRVICNLSKEALYLKNGVEGDVKRGMTFNGRFLVARRSLYQLLYDKVDDWLNPALKN, encoded by the coding sequence ATGAAAACGATTTTTCCAGCCTCTATAGTCAATCAAACAACTGAATATTATCAAGGCAAAATATCCGTAAGGTCAAAGGTCATTTATACCAGTGTACTCGTCGCTTTGGCCGTAATGTTGGTGAGTCTTCCTTTCATTTATGTGGATGTATCGGTGAGTGCTAGGGGTAGTTTTCAGACTTCCTTGGGACGAAATGAAATCCACGCGCCTGTTTCTGGCAGGGTATCTTCGATTAATATCGTCGAAAATGAGTCCGTAAAACAAGGGCAGGTACTGGCAGAGATCAAGTCGGACCAAGTGGATTTGGAGATTGACGGTGTGAACAGCCGGAAGGCGTTGGTACAGAATTTTATTGCTGACCTGCGTAAATTAATGAAGGTTAGTCCCAATCAGATAGATGATTTTTTGGGACGTACACTGACGACGAAGTATTATCAAGCAGCATTTTTTGAATATGTGTCAGGCGTACAGCAGCTACAAACGGTGCTCGAAAAAGAAAAACGTGACCTCAAACGTGCGAAGGTACTTTTTGATAGTAAGGCGATTTCGGCAGTCGACTATGATGAGTACAGGTCGAAGTTTGAGCAGTCTCTGGCCAATTTGGACATTTATCATAGTAAAAAAATCTCTTCTTGGGAACAGGAGTTACGCGATTACCAGAATGAATTTGATGAGCTGGCCAATAGTAAAAAATTGCTCCGGGACCGGTTGCATCAATATAAGATCGTGGCGGGTGTTGCTGGGACGATCATTAACTTTGAGAATATTAAAATGGGGGATTTTGTATTTGCCAATCAAAAGATGGCTGAAATATCACCTGATAGCACCTTGAAGGCAGTGGCTTTTTTGGATCCAGCCGATATTGCTTTTGTCCAACCTGGCCAAAAGGTGAATTTTCAAGTGGACGCCTATGATTATAACCAATGGGGACTGTTGGAGGGAACGGTCGAAGAGATTGCCAAAGACATCAATATGATCAGTGAAAACGAAGTGGCATTTCGAGTTATTTGTAATTTGAGCAAGGAGGCGCTTTACCTAAAGAATGGCGTGGAGGGTGATGTGAAGAGGGGGATGACTTTTAATGGCCGGTTCCTAGTAGCCAGGCGTTCATTGTACCAATTGTTGTATGACAAAGTAGATGACTGGCTCAACCCAGCTTTGAAAAATTAA
- a CDS encoding peptidase domain-containing ABC transporter, whose translation MSRRIKQRDITDCGAACLASIASSYKLNMPISKIRQLASTDQKGTNVLGLIEAAEALGFSAKGVRGSFASLHQIPKPAIAHVVINKTLHHYMVIYNVSKRHVKVMDPAEGRMKKFPHDEFKEIWSGVLVLLMPNEEFKAMNGTVSVVGRFWYLISPHKSVMLQAVFGAGIYTILGLSTSIYVQKIIDNVFISRNTNLLNLMSVGMILLLLFQVFIGVYKSVFVLKTGQKIDARLILGYYKHLLTLPQRFFDTMRVGEIISRINDAVKIRAFINDVSINLVVNVFIVVFSFMLMFTFYWKLALIMLMIVPLYSIVYIITNQLNKKAERKLMENTAELESQLVESIHSVGTIKQFGAEGHANIQTEGKFVNMLGSIYRSGVNNVFSASSSEFISRLFTIILLWLGAGYVLKNEITPGELLSFYALIGYLTGPLVGIIGMNKTIQNALIAADRLFEIMDLEVEEQKEKFTIDKEAIGHITFNNVSFRYGSRAKVFDGLSLEIPKGKVTGVVGESGSGKSTLVALLQHLYPLEAGHIKIGIHDIAYIEHSCLRKIVGVVPQRVDLFAGNLIDNIALGEYQPDIQKIVGICHELGMMDFIEGLPNGFATFLGENGASLSGGQKQRVAIARAFYRDPEIIVMDEANASLDPKSEEYVQRAIRALVKNGKTVVFITHRLAAVRDFDCILVLEKGKLVEKGNHHTLFSQEGAYYQMLQKQNFVLD comes from the coding sequence ATGAGCAGAAGAATTAAGCAACGGGATATTACGGACTGTGGAGCGGCTTGCCTAGCCTCCATAGCGAGTAGCTATAAGCTGAACATGCCTATTTCTAAAATAAGGCAGCTGGCTTCTACCGATCAAAAAGGTACCAATGTGCTGGGGCTGATAGAGGCTGCCGAAGCGCTGGGATTTTCAGCCAAGGGGGTGCGGGGGAGTTTTGCAAGTTTGCACCAAATCCCAAAACCTGCCATAGCCCATGTGGTGATCAATAAGACCCTTCATCACTACATGGTGATTTATAATGTGTCCAAACGCCATGTCAAGGTGATGGATCCGGCTGAAGGCAGGATGAAGAAATTTCCCCATGATGAGTTTAAGGAGATTTGGTCAGGTGTACTGGTTTTGTTAATGCCCAATGAAGAATTCAAAGCTATGAATGGTACCGTGTCAGTGGTGGGACGGTTTTGGTACCTTATCAGTCCTCATAAAAGTGTGATGCTACAAGCTGTTTTTGGGGCGGGTATTTATACCATCCTTGGGCTGTCCACCTCCATTTACGTCCAGAAAATCATAGATAATGTCTTCATCAGTAGAAATACCAACTTGCTAAACCTGATGAGCGTGGGGATGATCCTATTGCTGCTTTTTCAGGTTTTTATTGGAGTGTATAAGTCTGTTTTCGTCCTTAAGACCGGCCAAAAAATCGATGCTAGGTTGATTTTGGGCTATTATAAGCATTTGTTGACCTTGCCGCAGCGGTTTTTTGATACCATGAGAGTGGGAGAGATCATTTCCCGTATCAATGATGCCGTGAAGATCAGGGCATTTATCAATGATGTATCTATCAACCTGGTGGTCAATGTGTTCATTGTGGTGTTCTCTTTTATGCTCATGTTTACATTTTATTGGAAACTGGCCCTGATCATGTTGATGATCGTCCCACTTTACTCTATTGTGTATATTATCACTAATCAGCTGAACAAGAAGGCAGAACGAAAACTGATGGAAAATACTGCTGAGCTCGAATCACAACTGGTGGAATCTATCCATTCGGTGGGAACGATCAAACAGTTTGGGGCTGAGGGGCACGCTAATATCCAGACGGAAGGCAAATTTGTGAATATGCTTGGGTCTATTTACCGCTCAGGGGTCAACAATGTGTTTTCTGCCAGTTCTTCTGAGTTTATTTCTCGTTTATTCACCATTATTCTATTATGGCTCGGGGCAGGCTATGTTTTGAAAAATGAAATTACTCCAGGGGAGTTGTTGTCTTTTTATGCCCTGATCGGTTACTTGACAGGGCCCTTGGTCGGGATTATTGGCATGAACAAAACCATCCAAAATGCCCTGATTGCTGCCGACAGGCTCTTTGAGATCATGGACCTAGAAGTGGAAGAGCAGAAAGAAAAGTTTACGATCGATAAGGAGGCCATTGGCCATATCACTTTTAATAATGTGAGCTTTAGGTACGGCTCCAGGGCGAAGGTCTTTGATGGGCTTAGTCTTGAGATTCCGAAAGGTAAGGTCACGGGCGTGGTAGGAGAGAGTGGTTCTGGAAAATCTACTTTGGTGGCGTTGTTGCAACACCTGTATCCGCTGGAGGCCGGCCATATAAAGATAGGGATTCATGATATAGCCTATATCGAGCATAGCTGTCTAAGGAAGATAGTGGGAGTGGTACCTCAGCGGGTGGACTTATTTGCAGGAAACCTCATTGATAATATTGCTTTGGGCGAATACCAGCCAGATATACAGAAAATCGTGGGGATATGTCACGAGCTTGGGATGATGGATTTTATTGAAGGTTTGCCCAATGGTTTTGCCACTTTCCTAGGAGAAAACGGTGCCTCCTTGTCAGGGGGGCAAAAGCAACGGGTGGCCATTGCCAGGGCATTTTATAGGGATCCTGAAATTATCGTGATGGATGAAGCCAATGCTTCCCTTGATCCTAAATCAGAAGAATACGTACAAAGGGCCATTCGTGCCTTGGTGAAAAATGGAAAAACCGTTGTTTTTATTACACACAGGCTTGCGGCAGTTAGGGATTTTGATTGTATTTTGGTATTGGAAAAAGGGAAACTGGTGGAAAAAGGGAACCATCATACACTGTTTTCCCAAGAAGGAGCCTATTATCAAATGCTCCAAAAACAGAACTTTGTATTGGATTAA
- a CDS encoding helix-turn-helix domain-containing protein → MNFIKHIERLQLINKLVREEKTGSPEELSARLGISRRQLYNHLESLKDMGLEVTFSRKINSFHYVEEKHLEMTFTLKVIGPEETENIYGGTYIPIIPEWWPLPEWEWINEAV, encoded by the coding sequence ATGAATTTCATTAAACATATAGAAAGACTTCAGCTTATTAATAAACTGGTGAGAGAGGAAAAAACAGGCTCCCCAGAGGAACTTTCGGCACGTTTGGGAATTAGCAGGAGGCAGCTTTATAACCATTTGGAAAGCCTCAAGGATATGGGGCTTGAGGTGACCTTTTCCAGAAAAATCAATAGCTTCCACTATGTAGAGGAAAAGCATCTGGAAATGACCTTTACATTGAAGGTTATTGGGCCTGAAGAAACAGAAAATATTTATGGTGGGACCTATATTCCAATCATTCCAGAGTGGTGGCCGTTACCAGAG